The window GTAGTTACTGACCCATCATTCATCCATTCAAggtcttttctttctctctctctctctctctctctctctctctctcttcttaTTTTATTTCGtttagaagaagaagaaaaaatcTAGTTTAGCCCAAGATCAAGCTCAATGCTCCCGAGCCCCCTCCGTTAAACAGAAACCAAAGATGACGATGGGTCGGAGGGGAATTTCTTGAACCGCCCTCGCCTACCTGTGCCGCCCGCTAAGCCGCCGTCTTACACTACATTCACACACTCACAAACACGCCCACTCGCTTACTCAGGAGGGCGGTGGTGTCGCTCGCAGATTTTTACCACACTCCAACCGACAACAAAGCTGCCACTGCTTCTTCTACCTCTGCCCTGGAAACGGGAACCGGAATGGGGGAACGTCTGttctggtctggtctggtctggtctggtaGCACTGCCACAATCCCTCTTTGCAGTCCCAGTCCAAttccttcccccctctgACTGCCGCCAGAGGCATTCATTTCACCGCTGCAACGTGGAGGAGTCGTCCTCTGTCGGGTTGCTGCAAACAGTTAGCGGGGCCCGTCGGGGATTCCCACATCAAGAGGATCGTTGTATGTGATGATATGCCCTTGGTGTCTGGTGTCTGGTGTCAAGAGGTAAGAGTCGGCGCAGCTATCACAAGAAGCGTGCCGAATCCATACAGCTCAACAGTCATCCAACCGCCCACCGCCtactccctcccccccaatTTGCGCCCTTTGCCCTTTTTCTTCATCATCGTTTCCCTTTCTGGCCGTTGCTGTGTACGTAGCACATGTTGACCTAACTGCATTCCCCTTAAGTTTTCTCCTTTGTGCGACTCCACAGCCACAGCGCCAACCCCAAATCCTTTATCGGgccagccccccccctcctcgatgTACCCGAATCGGTGGAGCAGTTGTCCGATGATGTTTCTCAGAAGAGGTTCGAGCTTTGTGCTTCATCCTGTCCGTCTCACATGTGGTCATGGGCCAAAAGCCATCCCGGTTATTCGGCTTCGCGCCGCTAGAGGACATTATCGGCTTGCTCCCGCTCTCGCCCTAGGGCATGGCGTTCACTCCCAGATGGAACCCGTACGGGACCATATTTGCCAGTTCGTTCTACCTGGGGGAAAGTATCGACGGATCGATTGGTATCGAATAATCCCTCTCTCGCACTCATTGGCTACCTCTCCAACGCTGTACGTACTTACTGACACTGCCACTTCCCCTCTTCTCTGCTCGGTGACCGATTCTAGTCATTCACAGAAAGAAAacagagggagaaagagggggaaATGTACATACACACTTGCTACACCCAACGGGAAGCCCCGCGCGCCATGTCTCGTTTGGCCATCTGCAGTCAATCCCTAAAAACTACAGCGATCCAATGCCGGCCTAGACGCTCCGTCCGTCCCCGTaccagccagccaggccTCTTCAGGGCTGTGCCTCACAGCCGGAGCAGCCAGAGCCGAGCTGGGCAAGTCGAGTGGgtttccaggccggcgccgaaggaGAGAGCCGGGTATCCGTCCGTACTTCTTGTGTGAATGAGTATGGATACGGatgcaccaccaccaccatcaccactaCCACTCGCTCAGTATGCGCTGTTAATCCTCCATGTATCTGTCTGATGTTAGAAGCTAGTGCCGATCTCTCCCATCACGCGCCCAGCACCAGAGGAGGCCCAGCAGGCGGCCTCCAGAGCTTCCCCAAGGCCTACCCCGGCTCTCTCTATGCCCACCGCTCATTGGAGTTTTCCACTATCacccttccctttctctcctcctgctgcccccccgcttcttctttctccaCGATTGCCCTGGTCCCTTACGGCAAGCCGATGCACGCACGCATGCATGCCCAGATAAAATACCGCGGTACCTATCTATTTACTTTCAACCATCTGTATCCTTGAGCCACCCCAGCTTAAGGGGAGCTAGTTGAGGTGGAAGTAAGAGGAAAATCTGCTGGGTAGGGGTTCaacccatcatcatccatgtGGGATGGACACAAAATgtctcttcctttctctctctctctctctctctctctgtctctctccgtGCATCTGCAGCATAGCAGAGAATAGGCCCGCCCCGCCGCTTGCTCGcctgagagagaggcagggGAAGGACCCGACAGCACAGAAGAAAGAACAGGACATGACATGCCCGAAGCGAAATGCACGGCGTGCCCAGTAACAACAACAGGTCTGGAGCGAGGGCGCAGTCAAACGCAGCCGACAGGCGGGCAATGCTCACCAGAACTGGACTGactggcctggcctggacTGGCTTGTCATGGTGCCCATCCCATTCCCATCCCACCTGGTTTGTCCATTCATCTTGAGgtgtttctttcttctcttctcgcCTAGTACCTCGGTGGCTACTAAGCAAGGTACTGGCAGGTAGTAGCTACGGTACCCTAAACTGGGCCAACTGAGTGACTTTTCGCCTACATCGCAGAAACACCTACACGCCTGCCCCATCTTTTGTTATTATTACATTATTTTAATCATTTCTTtatttcttcttgttgttcttTGATGACTTGACCTGATTTGATGTTCCGATGACTGAGAGTTAGCCGAGTCCGTACGGACAATGAGCATGAAGACTGACGACCACTGGTACAGTACTTCGCTAAAGAAGAATTTTACTCCGCGCCACAGGCCATCTGCCAGTTGGTGTGCGGTGCTGCGTATTGCGCCGCGTCCTCCTGGTCGTagccgtcgtcgtagtcTTGTCCGTCTTCGCTTGGGATCGGGATCAACTCATTGCACTCCGAGTTCCAGACCAGTCCCCAAGAAAACCAAACATACTCACTGCACCGGCCTCCAGGGCGCGACACGCAAACACAGAAACAGACACGCACTGCACAGAGAACATGCGCGCACATACATACCTACGTGGTACTCGCACACTCGCTCACTGCATCCCAAATACTTACTTACCATCGCCCGTCCCATATCACCCCTACCCCGTTCGCCGTCGTTCTCGATTCAAACCTAAAAAAGTAGTCAGCCCACCCCTTGCCTCTGTTTCCTCTCCTTGGTGGCGCATCAAGCGGTGCCATTTATCCGATGCGCCCTTAATAGGATGACACATTGGTACAGCAGTTGAACGAAAAGGAATGACCTCGTGCACCGGCCGAGTTCCCTCTCCATCCACCACTTCGGCCCATCGCTCAGTCGGGaggcttttttttctcctcttgTTTTGTTCTCTTGCCGTGAAAGAACTACACAAATTATTATTTTTTGCTGGTCTTTCGCTGCCACCGCCAGGCTCCCACTttccaccccctcccgcctcctCACCAGTTGAATGACGTCGTTGGTCAAAGGACCGACTCCGCTGCCACTGCGAGCTGCGTTGCTGCGCCTCACTCGAAGCCCGGATCGAATCCCCGACTTTCTGTGGTGCTGCTCTTTGGTGGCCCTTTCTCTCGCCTTGCGGACTAAAATTCGCCCTCCCACTTGACTCGACCGCCCGCCCTTGTTTGGTAGGggtttttttcctttttttttttttccttttccccACGGCTGTATTAGGAGTGCtgcccgccgctgccacccGTTGAATGTCGTCTGTTGTCCAATTTGTCGCCCGTTTGTCGAATCGTCCACTGCCGCTTGGTTGCCCGTCCCCAATAGTAGTCCCCTgcacacccaccacccacccacccctccctGTGCGACACGGCACACTCACCCAGCACATTTCCCCAGGAGAAGTGTGTATGCGTGCGTGTATCCGTATGCGTGTGCAGAGTGAAatctctccccttccttgCACACGTCGCTCGCGACACTCCAACCCATACAATGGCCGTCGGATTGCTCAGCATCCCAAGGGAGATTCGCGATCTGATTCTCGATGAAGTCGTCTTCCTGCCCGATCGCCCACCGCCCCTCAACCCCTCAGTCAGCCAGGACCGCAAGAGGCGCGAGTACAAGGGCCAAGGATTTTTCGATGGCCACGACATTTGGGTCGAGAAACAGATCCGCGCACCGCCCTCGGGCTCCCCCAACAACGCCATTCTCCTCGTCAATCGCCAACTGCACTACGAGGCCAAGACCCTGCTTGCCTCCAAAGGAACCCATTGTCGCCTCGATGTCATGTATGTCAAAGAGTGTGGCTTGTGGCCGACTTGGCTCGCCGTGCCAAGATCCACCCGCCACGCCGACAGCGTCCATGTGCAATTCCGCATCTTCGACCCTCCCGCCGACGTCAACCCTGACTGGAAGAACGAGCAGCAGTTTcgcggcggtgacggcggtcCGCCCTTCATCGTCTGGAACTTCTACGCCATGCTCTCCGGCTACTTGCGATACGGCCCGACCGCCTTCagcagcgtcgtcgccgacccGTCAAATTTCACCATCAAGAGGCTGGTGCTCGACGtcctcccgccgccccccgAAGAAAAGCATGATCGTCTCGTGTCCGGCAGTAGtgcgcggcggccggcggccctCGACATGTTCGAGAGGTTCAACACCTTGGTCATGGATGCGGAGAAGCGCGAGCGCAAAGGCATCACCTGGCCTCGACCGCCAGAGGGCAAGGAGAGCCTCATCCCGGCAGAGAAGCTTGCTTTCTTCATGTGTTGCCAGATTGGCGGTCTCCTGTCCATGTACAGGGACTGGGCCGacttcggcgccgtcctctACGAGGGCATCGGGAGCATCGAGATCCgcgtcaacggcgagccGCGACGCTACtttgacctcgacgacatgcTCGACGGCTTGCCCATACAGCCCATCGCGGCCTGGAACGAAAAGGAACAGCAAAAGAGACAGAAGCGCTTCGACGACTGGAAAGCCCAAGCGACAGCAACGAGACGAAGCTGGAAAAAGTGACAATGGGAAACTTGGATGATGACATGAAATAAATTTTTGGCTTTGGcttggccgtcttggccACGTCGGCCATAGGAGGGAAGGGCCCCTCTCTTCTGCATTGGGCGGCGATACCACCGGATAGATGACGGCTTTTCTTGGAATTGGGGGGTCGGTTTTCCTTTCTATCGGAGCTCGGTGCATGGTGCAAGGTGCATGGTGCGTGGGGTGCGGCACAACCAAAATCGGAGGCGATCGGGTCTCGGGGGCCGGAATTGTTTCGGTAACGGTAACCTGTGGCCGGATGCGCATTCGATTCAGAGATGGCTGactctctttttttttcgttcCTTgtccttttttcctttcttttccttcaGCGAGATAGGCCATTCACCGCGGTCCGGAGCCGGGAAATATCAGAATGGCTTGCTTTGCAGCACCCTCCCACCACAATCTGTTTCCACAATCCCCGAGACTGGGCATTAGCAACCACCTGGGAGAGTTGCGTTTCCCACGATGTGGCAGGGTGACTCGATCCTTCGGGAAGCTCCCATTTCTGAGTCGTCGTATTATAGACCTCCCCGTTGGTGCCGTCCGGGTAGAGGACCAGGGCcggggcctcggcgatggcgccgtcttcgatAAGACCCTGGACGGCCGCCTCGTAGCCCTTGACCAGAGACTCGAGCTTCCAAACCTTGGTGCAGTTAATTCCGATACCCCAGGGGCGGCTTGTTGCGACATCGGGGCTGAGCATGGCGGTCACAGCCTCCTTGATGGAAGATCCGTCAGGCAGGCACTCGTCCTCGcgagggaagagggaagcGATCCAAAAGGGAATGGATGCTTGGGTGGCAAGAACACCGctctcgtcgagggcctgtCTCACAGCcttgatctcgtcggcgCGAGGGATagtctcgacggcgacataATTGACGGGTGACGCGAAAGCGCCAGCGTCCTTAAACAACTGCAGACGCTCAAGATGCCATTCGCGCAGCTTGTCGAGCGAGTCGTGCTCGGCATCATAGGCACCGCTGTACTCCTGTCCGGGGATCATGCAGGCACCATAGGGACCGACGCTGAGGGCCGTCTTGCTGGCTTGGGTGCGGCCAGCTTCGTGGGCAATGCGGATGGCGTCCTGGATAAAGTTGCCAATGGTGGCCCGGTCGATACCTTGAGGATACTTGGCAGTGCGAGTACTGGCGAAGCCGTGGATGGAGAGCTGATATGTGGCAGTGAGAATAATGTCGACGGGCACATCGCCAAAGTCCTTTTGACAAGCCAGTAGGGTatcctggccgtcgacgagaagatgAGTAGACCATAAAGGCGTGGTGGCGGACTCGAACTTGATGTTGTACTTGTCCTCGAGCGAGGTGCCGAGGCCTCCATCGAGGATGAGGACTCTGGgtggttgctgctgctgctgctcggcggcgcccatTTTGGCTCACGGAGAAAATACGTCGAGTAAGCGGAAAGAAGGACCAAGAGAGAAGATGCGCGCGCAACTGAAATTTGGACCGATGAGCGGTTTGGTAATTCAATATCGGGCTCCCAGATCCGGAATAAACATTGAAATACGTCCGGCAGGTCGAGTAAGCTGAATGAATCTTGGATCTTGAATATTGGATGGTGGGAGCGAACAAGACCAATATGAGATGGATGATTTGAGAGGGACAGACGCGCGGCGGGTATTGCTGGttggtcttggtcttggaagagatggaggaggggaggggggggagaggaaaagTCTTGGGTCCTGGTCGGGTCTTGGGAGGAGAAATTGGTCTTGGATCCCTTtttgggggagagggaggggagggagggagaaggaggagctcctcgggAGCGGAGGTAGAAGCGAGGCCAgccaaaccaaaccaaaccacACCAAACCACCAGGAAGGGAGCAGCGACCAGCGGCAGCCAGTGACTGGAGAGCCTTGGCCCGCTTGGGGGGGTGAGAGGTTCCACCCTGGTGGAAAATTTGGGAAAGCATTACGACGACTTCCTGATGACTAACACGCTTAATTGGCGAATGCCAAGAACAGCCGGCAGCGCCTTCCGTATGTCTGCATCAATGcgccttcctcctctccaagCCCGCGCCATTGACATTGCCATTGACATTGCTGCCTTCTTTCTCATCTGGCGTGTGCAAAGGGAGGGGCCAAGAATGGGGAGAATCCGCAATACGTCACGCGGCGGGCGATACCGTGGGAAGTGGgcacggaagaagagggacgagCTGCTGCCTGTTGGGAGTAACACCGGCCGCTGCATCGTAAACACGATCACATGAGTTGGGTGTCTACAGTGAAATGGGGAGTGAGGGCCAGCGTAGAAATGAGAATGAGAGTAGAAGCCGAGAGAACGAGTGAGTTTGTGTGCATGTGTGTATGTTTGTTGTATGTGCGACAGAAGGAAAGAGGGGGCTGCTTTGGTCAACGGGCTCCCTCCCACCCGCGCCTGCCGATGCCAAGACGGCCTGGGACTTGCTCGGTCGACAACATCCGTATCCCCCAATCCTGCCTCTGACACAACAAGAATTGTCAGACAACCAAGTACCGATGTAGTTACCCCATCAGAGAGAGACGTGCTGTTTGCGGGAGGAGACGTCTAGCATGATCTGTCGTCCCGCAGCAAGGCACCAATTAAGCTTCCGTCATCCCATATCAGTCCGGGATAAGATGAGAATGGGATGCATACATACAGATACTGGTGAAGGTAGCAGGTTGGTATCCAAAAAGCCAGCTTCGCTTTTACCCAATCGTCTAAGGTCAGGACTCTTAAAATGCCCGTCGAATGGCACCACACCACATGCGTCACCGTCAAACTGATGCAACTTTACAAAGGTCGGAGTATGCATGCCTTTGGACATAGATGCCGTTGACTCCCTCCTCGGCACCCAAACCCGGGCTGTTGAAACTGATTCTCCGTGGCAAATATGCACTTAGCCCAGCCAAAGTCCTAGCCGTCGTCAAGTTCCAAGCAGTACGCCTATCGAGCGGCTCACGCCTCCATCTGCTTTAGCTCCCGCTCCTGCTCCTGTCGTGGCAGGGGTCCTTCGTAGCCTTCCCTAGCCGGAATCCGAGCGGAACGGGgctgtctttttttttttttttttggtgcTGATGTAACGCTATTTAACTCTAAAAGGTGACGAGAGTGAAAgcctccgcccccgcccgccgccgccgccgccatcatccccgCAAATTCACCCTCCGCCCCCGGGCTTGAatcggtctcggtctcgctATTCTCTCCCTTCTGGCACCAAGCGGCCCGTAAAGACAAAGCCAGGAAACAAGACGCCTTGGGCTAGGATACCTGCTGATGAAACCGACCTTATAATCGGAGACATCACGGTCCCGAACGCATCAACCCCGGCTTTCCGGGACAATGGGGTGTCTGTCGCTATCGGGACTGTGCAGGCACGGCCCCGAGCCCCGAGCCCCACCACCGGCCGAGTGCTACTACGGTATGCGGTAAGTTGTGCCTGCGGGTCGGGTAATGCGCGAGGTTAGCCTGAATAGCCCTGCCCTTGTCAGGTCAGACTGGCGACATATCTGGAAAGCGAACAGAGTACGATTAaccaaaaaaacaaaaccgGTCTGAGTCATCGGCGCAAATGTCTACCCGATTCTTCACGACCTTAACCAGCAGTTACTGTCTGCTGTAAAACCCTGACAAATACCATGAAGTCTAGCGTTCAGATAAAACTTTTCCCTGCAACCACAATAGATTGATAGAGCAGGGACCGTTTGAAAGTCACTTGTCAACGGAAGGGCGCCAGTGGATCCGTCAGTGACACGCTTATACTCAAACCCATCCTCCTCGAATCTACGCGCGTGTTCAAAAACGGTCAGGAAACACACTTGCTGCTGATTACGCACGCAGGTATACAAATCCTTACATTGAGAAGACGTGCATCAAGTCGCCATCTCCCCCAGTCATGGCCACAATCACGACAACGGCTTCCGCCACCcccacggcctcggcctcaacGTCCGCCATCGAgctccgccccctccccctccaaaTCTCTCACAAACCGTACCCCGTCCCGCCAACCCAGCCGGCCGAAGACAGCAGCGACCCGATCCTCCGCGCTTCGCGCGAAGCCGACTCGGCCGTGCCCGAGGGCGGCTACGGCTGGGTCGTCGTCACGGGCTGCTTCGTCATCGCCTGGTGGATTATCGGCACCCCTTACTCGTGGGGCGTCATCCAGAGCGCtctcatcgacgacggcctcgccaccCCTGCCGTGCTCTCCTTCGTCGGCTCCCTCGCCACCGCCCTCATCTCGGCTCTGGCCATCTTCAACTCGCGCGTCATGAGACGCATCGGCCCGCGCAGGACAGGGCTTCTGGGAATCGCATTGCTGGGCTTGAGCGAACTACTCAGCAGCTTCGCCGTGAGGAACGTCGGCGCCATGTTTGCCACGAGCGGCGTCATGATGGGCCTGGGGATTGGGTGAGTCCTAGTCGCCCTCCTTGGTTCTGCTTTCCTCTCTGCTAACCATGGTTATCAAGCTTGTGCTTCTCGGTCAGTTTCTCTCCCTTCACCTGTACTCTGGTCACTGACAAACAAGAGTAGATCGTCTCTGTGATTCCAGCACAGTACTTCAGCCGCAAGCGAGGTCTGGCCAACGGCATCGTGTTCGCCGGTGGTggcctgggcggcgccgtcaacaGCTTCGCCTTGGATGCCCTGCTCAGCCGCGTCGGCTCGGCGTGGGCCTACCGCGTTTTGGCCCTCGTCACCCTGGCCACGGGTCTACCCGCCGCATGGCTTATCAAAGAGCGCGTTCCTATTCGGGGCTCCGGCTTCGTTGAGTGGTACGTCTACCTACGAATGTCCCTGGTCCTCATGCCTGAGTAAACACCGGCTGACGGATTCTCAGGCGCCTCTTCAAGTCCTTCACATTCCTAGTCGTCTTCCTGGCCGGCGCAGTCGGCACGTTTCCGCTCTTCGTcccgcccttcttccttcccctgTACTCCAAATCCATTGgcctctcctcctcgacgggcgcggGCCTTGTCGCAGGCTTCAACTTCTCCTCGGCTATCGGCCGCATCTGCTGCGGCGCGCTCTGTGACAAGCTGGGCGCGCTCAACGTGCTTTGCGCCTCGCTGACGCTGTCGGCCGTCAGCATGCTGGCCATCTGGcccgtgtcgacgacgctggGGCCCATGATCGTCTTCGTTATTGTCAACGGCATCTCCAATGGCGGTTTCTTCTCGACCATGCCCACCGTCGTCGGAAACGTGTTTGGGTCTGCGAGGGTGTCCGTCGCGATGAGCATGATCGTGACGGGCTGGGCCGGGGGTTATCTCATGGTGAGTTTGCATATATATGCCAAGTCGatgtgaagaagaagctaACGAAGTCACTACCAGGGCGCCCCCATTGCTGGCTATCTTCTCGAGGCATACGGAGGCGCGGAAAACGGCCTGCAGGCGTACCGCCCTGCAATGTTCTACGCCGGTTCGTTATCactggcagcagcaggcctTGTCGCACTGGTTAGGTTCCGGATAAACCACAGCATTCTAGCGAGGGTTTAAGACCTGAGACTCGCGCGGCAATGGCGCAAAGCGTAGAGTAAGTGGTCGAGCATGAGACAGTTGGTTAAAAGCGTCTATACACTTCTCCAAGCTGCCATGATCCTGCCGCTATTTGCAAACATTCAATCCACGCCCAacctctccttctccctaTCCCTATCTTCAGTCCCACCTCTAGTTCTGCCTGTGATCCCATCCCAAGCCAATGACCATGCTCTATAAGAgctcttcccctcccccgatGTTTTAGGAGATGGTGGCAGCACACTGGGAGATGAGGTAAAGGGAAAAGACAGAGCCCCGCTAGGTATATTTAAGAGGTAATCTCTGGGAGCTGGTGCTCAGCCATGCAAGACATtgaaagaaaagaaaagccGGATGAATTGTATATATTAACACCGTAGACCGGCCGGCGGGGTCGCAAGGCAAAGGGAAAGCCCGACCGCAATGTAACGGCAATTCAAGTTTAGAGACTTGCTTAAAGCTGTTTGTCTATCATCCTTCTCAGATTCACGATCTCCTGCCAGCCTGCCAGCAAGCATCCGTGAACTTTTGCGGCACGTTGGCCCCCCGTTCGGTAAGCTTGCTTACCCCCGCAGAATCCATCACCATGCAGAGGCATCATGTCTCATGCAATGGAGCGGCGGCTGCCTAGTCGGCAGACTTGGCGTTCCGACCCCCGAGCGATCCCACCGATAGGATCCCGCGACCGACCAACGGGCTTACAGACGAGGAACGCAACACTAGGGAGGCCTTCGTTTTTGCACGCCAATGCCCGTCGTGGCAACCATCCGAAAAACAGTGTCCCTTCACCGACTTGTTTGACTCACGCCGGACGGCGCCATGCATATTTCAAAGCCAGAACGAAAGCCGCTTGCGGCGATCCCTCGCCCCCCCTCACATGCACGTGTTGTCGCGCCTCCTTCGCGCCCTCTCGGcctatctctctctctttccccctcTGACGGAGCTTTCACTCTCCCGCTGACGCCGGCGCGCGATTTTGATCTTGAGGCTGAACGCCATTCTATGCTGTGTACAAAACACGCGGCTattctctctgtctctctctctctctctctctctctttcacaCTCTCTCCATTCGACCCCGCGTCACACCCAGCTCAGCTTTCCACCACCAAAGGAACCGACTGTCACAACCACCATCAAATCTTCACCAGTAAactccccctcttcccacACAGTCATACACCAAGCTCCGAGCACCTAAACCCATACGGCCGCCAACATGTCCATCGACCACATTGGTCTCTTCGTCCCCGCTTCCATCTACAAGGAGACGGTCGACTGgtacctcgccgccctcgcccccaTCGGTTTCAAAAAGTTCGTCGAGCCCAACGAGTACGCCTGCGGCCTTGGCGTCCAACGCGGCGACTTCTGGATCGCCTGCCACAGCGCGGACAAGGCCAACATGCCCGTCCACATTGGTTTCAAGGCCGAGAGTAAGTTTCTGTCCTTTTCTTCCCTATTCCACGAGGGTCGAGCAGCATGCTAAACGCAACGGTGAGATAAAGATCGCAAGGCAGTCGACGACTTTCATaaggccgccctcgctgcCGGGGCCAAGGACAACGGCGCGCCCGGGCTCCGGCCGCAGTACCACCCCAACTACTATGGCGCTTTTGTTATCGACCCCTCGGGAAACAATGTCGAAGTCGTCTGCCACACGCCCGAGGTCACAGAATAAGCGAGACGGGCATGTCGTTGCAGTTTGTCACTTGCCGTTGTGTGTCtggatgggatggaaggTTGCGGCCAAAACGGTCGACAGTCGTAGAGAACATACCAAGAGAGATTACTCTGTAGATGCTGGGCATATCCCACGTCCGCATGTCCGGGCATGGAAAACGTGTATCCTCATCAGTTTCAATTTTCCAGCCTCACCTTATATTCCATACATTCCAAGATCACCAATGCTGCCTGTCACGTCAATCACTTTCAACCATACTGCCCGCAAGAATGGAATCGCGTACTCGGGACATATCATTATGCTCGCCTTCTATCTCAATCTCGGAACACCAGACGCCAATCATGCATGCGCAAAGTCTAAAACGCAACGTAACTTGTAATCCAGTCCAGCCCCAGCCCAC is drawn from Colletotrichum destructivum chromosome 6, complete sequence and contains these coding sequences:
- a CDS encoding Putative major facilitator superfamily, MFS transporter superfamily, yielding MATITTTASATPTASASTSAIELRPLPLQISHKPYPVPPTQPAEDSSDPILRASREADSAVPEGGYGWVVVTGCFVIAWWIIGTPYSWGVIQSALIDDGLATPAVLSFVGSLATALISALAIFNSRVMRRIGPRRTGLLGIALLGLSELLSSFAVRNVGAMFATSGVMMGLGIGLCFSIVSVIPAQYFSRKRGLANGIVFAGGGLGGAVNSFALDALLSRVGSAWAYRVLALVTLATGLPAAWLIKERVPIRGSGFVEWRLFKSFTFLVVFLAGAVGTFPLFVPPFFLPLYSKSIGLSSSTGAGLVAGFNFSSAIGRICCGALCDKLGALNVLCASLTLSAVSMLAIWPVSTTLGPMIVFVIVNGISNGGFFSTMPTVVGNVFGSARVSVAMSMIVTGWAGGYLMGAPIAGYLLEAYGGAENGLQAYRPAMFYAGSLSLAAAGLVALVRFRINHSILARV
- a CDS encoding Putative Homocysteine-binding domain-containing protein, whose translation is MGAAEQQQQQPPRVLILDGGLGTSLEDKYNIKFESATTPLWSTHLLVDGQDTLLACQKDFGDVPVDIILTATYQLSIHGFASTRTAKYPQGIDRATIGNFIQDAIRIAHEAGRTQASKTALSVGPYGACMIPGQEYSGAYDAEHDSLDKLREWHLERLQLFKDAGAFASPVNYVAVETIPRADEIKAVRQALDESGVLATQASIPFWIASLFPREDECLPDGSSIKEAVTAMLSPDVATSRPWGIGINCTKVWKLESLVKGYEAAVQGLIEDGAIAEAPALVLYPDGTNGEVYNTTTQKWELPEGSSHPATSWETQLSQVVANAQSRGLWKQIVVGGCCKASHSDISRLRTAVNGLSR
- a CDS encoding Putative glyoxalase/Bleomycin resistance protein/Dihydroxybiphenyl dioxygenase: MSIDHIGLFVPASIYKETVDWYLAALAPIGFKKFVEPNEYACGLGVQRGDFWIACHSADKANMPVHIGFKAENRKAVDDFHKAALAAGAKDNGAPGLRPQYHPNYYGAFVIDPSGNNVEVVCHTPEVTE